From a single Paenibacillus sp. FSL R5-0345 genomic region:
- a CDS encoding ArsR/SmtB family transcription factor: MSSLPTLNRKIKTIVSPFHELLCSLHVLYQPEHHPKRLQWALSLKKTMPIALQQDILSLGELSDGWIALLDLPDQTGAPISCKQGITMLCKLPDAEFVYLMMNQKVTLSTIVEALCGSDSSNSGALINAPMQILIENLGSVRNLLIETLITYEQDYFRQEWDYIQPWMNTTAAHFQDLASRTPEKALRTLHPRLSAENGTLTAQKAHTYYFPYETLQQVFVFPSSFIFPHLLIGWNEDTLFFPLAVDIPGQAYNDGPPSDLLRQLKALSDDTRMRILKILWNGPHCTKQLAPVLGISEAAVSKQLKQLTEAGFTKSERKGNYLFYSVHKESFDSLIVLQRQYLEQ; the protein is encoded by the coding sequence ATGAGCTCACTCCCAACATTAAATCGAAAAATTAAAACGATTGTCAGCCCTTTTCACGAATTATTATGCAGTCTGCATGTCTTGTATCAACCGGAGCACCATCCGAAACGATTGCAGTGGGCGCTATCTCTCAAGAAAACAATGCCTATCGCACTCCAACAGGACATCCTGTCCTTAGGAGAGTTGTCTGACGGCTGGATAGCACTCTTAGATCTTCCAGATCAAACAGGTGCCCCCATTTCTTGCAAGCAAGGGATCACTATGCTGTGTAAACTTCCAGATGCGGAATTTGTGTATCTAATGATGAACCAAAAAGTCACATTAAGTACGATTGTGGAAGCCCTGTGTGGTTCGGATAGCAGTAATTCCGGAGCTTTAATCAATGCACCTATGCAGATTTTGATCGAGAATTTAGGCAGTGTACGAAATCTACTGATCGAAACATTAATTACTTATGAACAAGATTATTTTCGTCAGGAATGGGACTATATCCAGCCTTGGATGAATACCACTGCCGCTCATTTTCAAGATTTAGCCAGTCGCACTCCGGAAAAAGCATTACGTACGCTGCACCCTCGCCTCTCAGCTGAGAATGGGACACTAACCGCACAAAAAGCACACACTTATTATTTTCCTTATGAAACTTTGCAGCAGGTGTTTGTGTTTCCTTCTTCATTTATATTCCCACACCTGCTTATTGGCTGGAATGAGGATACTTTATTCTTTCCTCTAGCCGTCGATATTCCAGGTCAAGCGTATAATGACGGTCCGCCAAGCGACCTGCTGCGTCAACTCAAAGCCTTAAGTGATGATACACGAATGCGTATTTTGAAGATTCTGTGGAATGGCCCTCATTGTACGAAACAGCTTGCGCCAGTATTGGGAATCTCTGAGGCTGCAGTATCCAAACAATTAAAGCAGCTTACAGAAGCTGGATTCACCAAGTCTGAGCGTAAGGGAAACTATTTATTCTATTCAGTCCATAAAGAATCCTTTGATAGTCTAATCGTTCTGCAAAGGCAATATCTGGAACAATGA